A genomic window from Micromonospora sp. WMMA1947 includes:
- a CDS encoding threonine synthase, translating to MHLTHLECPRCGSEHPADVVQNLCACGSPLLARYDLAAVAATVAPEQFGLRPADLWRYRELLPVADPRFVTTLGEGWTPMWRAPAYGHEIGIADLIVKDEGLTPTGSFKARGASVGVSRARELGVERIAMPTNGNAGAAWATYAARAGMGATIAMPLAAPTICREECLAAGADLRLIDGLINDAGREIAALIAGADGRIFDAGTLREPYRIEGKKTMGYEIVEQLGWQVPDVIVYPTGGGVGLIGIHKALHELRELGWVEDRLPRLVAVQSTGCAPIVRAFAAGEERATPWQDARTVAFGITVPAPLGDELVLSALRDSAGTAVAVDDAEILADLRDFAAREGLLLCPEGAACLTAARHLRAGGWIRPGERVVVLNTGAGVKYPGLVQGGAPY from the coding sequence GTGCACCTGACGCACCTGGAGTGCCCGCGCTGCGGCAGTGAACACCCGGCCGACGTGGTGCAGAACCTGTGCGCCTGCGGCTCGCCGCTGCTGGCCCGCTACGACCTCGCCGCGGTGGCCGCCACCGTCGCCCCGGAGCAGTTCGGGCTGCGCCCGGCGGACCTGTGGCGCTACCGGGAACTGCTGCCGGTGGCCGATCCCCGGTTCGTCACCACGCTGGGCGAGGGCTGGACGCCGATGTGGCGTGCGCCGGCGTACGGCCACGAGATCGGCATCGCGGACCTGATCGTCAAGGACGAGGGGCTGACCCCGACCGGGTCGTTCAAGGCGCGCGGCGCGTCGGTGGGCGTGAGCCGGGCCCGGGAGCTGGGCGTGGAGCGGATCGCCATGCCGACGAACGGCAACGCCGGTGCGGCCTGGGCCACGTACGCGGCGCGGGCCGGGATGGGCGCGACGATCGCCATGCCGCTGGCCGCGCCGACGATCTGCCGCGAGGAGTGCCTCGCCGCCGGGGCCGACCTGCGGCTGATCGACGGCCTGATCAACGACGCGGGCCGGGAGATCGCCGCGCTGATCGCCGGGGCGGACGGACGGATCTTCGACGCCGGCACGCTGCGCGAGCCGTACCGCATCGAGGGCAAGAAGACCATGGGGTACGAGATCGTCGAGCAGCTCGGCTGGCAGGTGCCCGACGTGATCGTCTATCCCACCGGCGGGGGCGTCGGGCTGATCGGCATCCACAAGGCGCTGCACGAGCTGCGCGAGCTGGGCTGGGTGGAGGACCGGCTGCCCCGGCTGGTCGCGGTGCAGTCCACCGGGTGCGCGCCGATCGTGCGGGCGTTCGCCGCGGGCGAGGAGCGCGCCACCCCGTGGCAGGACGCGCGTACCGTCGCGTTCGGCATCACCGTGCCCGCCCCGCTCGGCGACGAGCTGGTCCTGTCCGCGCTGCGGGACAGCGCCGGCACCGCGGTCGCCGTTGACGACGCGGAGATCCTCGCCGACCTGCGGGACTTCGCCGCCCGGGAAGGGCTGCTGCTCTGCCCGGAGGGCGCGGCCTGCCTGACCGCCGCGCGGCACCTGCGGGCGGGCGGCTGGATCAGGCCCGGTGAGCGCGTGGTGGTGCTCAACACGGGCGCCGGCGTCAAGTATCCGGGCCTGGTGCAAGGAGGGGCCCCTTATTAA
- a CDS encoding iron-sulfur cluster biosynthesis family protein, translating to MLTMTDNAVLVIRDLAAQQDVADAGGLRIAADTDAGSLSIELVPQPVQGDQVVDTEGARIFLDSDAAELLNDTSVDAVVDDEGVVQFGFTEKE from the coding sequence ATGCTGACCATGACCGACAACGCCGTTCTGGTGATCCGTGACCTCGCCGCCCAGCAGGACGTCGCCGATGCCGGTGGGCTGCGCATCGCCGCCGACACCGACGCCGGTTCGCTCTCGATCGAGCTGGTGCCGCAGCCGGTGCAGGGCGACCAGGTGGTGGACACCGAGGGGGCGCGCATCTTCCTCGACTCGGACGCGGCCGAACTGCTGAACGACACGTCGGTGGACGCAGTCGTCGACGACGAGGGCGTGGTCCAGTTCGGGTTCACCGAGAAGGAGTGA
- a CDS encoding DNA polymerase ligase N-terminal domain-containing protein: MADRLDEYRRKRDAARTPEPVPERASGRKRSARRAPRFVIQQHHARSLHWDLRLEHDGVLASWAVPRGLPRDPGRNHLAVHTEDHPMEYLTFHGEIPAGEYGGGRMIVHDTGTYRAEKWRDDEVIVVLDGERTKGRYVLFATGGRGRDWMVRRTDPAPEGWTPMPDLVRPMLATEGGRLPRDADAWGYELRWAGVRAMAYVSGGRLRLLDGDDTEVTGDYPWARAMAETLAPAEAVIDGVLVRIDPAGRVRPPTRRDGQFLAVDLLWLEGVSSLDVPYAQRRDLLDGLALAGPHWQTPPWFPGVGADALRAAREQGLPGVVAKRLDSPYEPGRRSRHWLSIDAS; this comes from the coding sequence ATGGCGGACCGGCTGGACGAGTACCGGCGCAAACGGGACGCCGCGCGTACCCCGGAACCGGTGCCCGAGCGGGCTTCCGGGCGGAAGCGGTCCGCGCGGCGCGCACCCCGCTTCGTCATCCAGCAGCACCACGCCCGGAGCCTGCACTGGGACCTGCGCCTGGAGCACGACGGCGTGCTCGCCTCCTGGGCGGTGCCGCGCGGCCTGCCCCGCGACCCGGGTCGCAACCACCTCGCCGTGCACACCGAGGACCACCCGATGGAATACCTCACGTTCCACGGGGAGATCCCGGCCGGCGAGTACGGCGGCGGGCGGATGATCGTGCACGACACCGGCACCTACCGCGCGGAGAAGTGGCGCGACGACGAGGTGATCGTGGTGCTCGACGGCGAGCGCACGAAGGGCCGGTACGTGCTGTTCGCCACTGGTGGCCGGGGCCGGGACTGGATGGTCAGGCGCACCGACCCGGCGCCGGAGGGTTGGACGCCGATGCCCGACCTGGTCCGCCCGATGCTGGCCACCGAGGGCGGACGGCTGCCGCGCGACGCCGACGCCTGGGGGTACGAGCTGCGCTGGGCGGGCGTACGGGCGATGGCGTACGTCTCGGGCGGCCGGCTGCGGCTGCTCGACGGCGACGACACGGAGGTCACCGGGGACTACCCGTGGGCGCGGGCGATGGCCGAGACGCTGGCCCCGGCCGAGGCGGTGATCGACGGTGTGCTCGTGCGGATCGACCCGGCCGGGCGGGTCCGGCCGCCGACCCGGCGCGACGGGCAGTTCCTCGCCGTCGACCTGCTCTGGCTGGAGGGCGTGTCCAGCCTCGACGTGCCGTACGCGCAACGCCGTGACCTGCTCGACGGTCTGGCGCTCGCCGGTCCGCACTGGCAGACTCCGCCGTGGTTCCCGGGAGTCGGCGCGGACGCCCTACGGGCCGCCCGTGAGCAGGGGCTCCCGGGAGTGGTGGCGAAACGCCTCGACTCCCCGTACGAGCCGGGCCGGCGCAGCCGGCACTGGCTGAGCATCGACGCGAGCTGA
- a CDS encoding cupin domain-containing protein: MEHFTIATVAEKSPDFRRVLWTGEHTQLVIMTIPPGGEIGEEVHEGIDQILTFVSGTGEARVAGEKKEVVSGDLVVVPAGTKHNFVNTGPNPLVLYTVYGPPEHADGAVHKTKEEADAAEEAGEDEPPTS, translated from the coding sequence ATGGAGCATTTCACGATCGCGACCGTCGCCGAGAAGAGTCCCGACTTCCGCCGCGTGCTCTGGACCGGGGAGCACACCCAGCTGGTCATCATGACCATTCCGCCGGGCGGCGAGATCGGCGAGGAGGTCCACGAGGGCATCGACCAGATCCTCACGTTCGTCAGCGGCACCGGCGAGGCGCGGGTGGCCGGGGAGAAGAAGGAGGTCGTCTCCGGCGACCTGGTGGTCGTGCCGGCCGGCACGAAGCACAACTTCGTCAACACCGGACCGAACCCGCTGGTGCTCTACACCGTCTACGGCCCGCCGGAGCACGCCGACGGCGCGGTGCACAAGACGAAGGAGGAGGCGGACGCCGCCGAGGAGGCGGGCGAGGACGAGCCGCCGACGTCCTGA